The window TGCACGCCGTCGGCGGCGTGGAGGAAATCGACGACCTTCGAGTCGGCGGCGTCCCGCTCGGTCACGGTGGCGGCCACCCGCGCGGCGTCCTCGCCGGCCTTCTCGGCCGAGCGTCGCGCGATGCGCACCGACTCGTCGGCGGTCATGAGGATCCGCACGGTCGCGTCCGGTGCGACGACGGTCGTGAGGTCACGGCCCTCCGCGACGACGCCGGGTGCCGCACCGTCGGCGAGCAGGCGCCGGAAGAGCGCGTTGACGGCATCGCGCACGGCCTGCACGCGAGCCACCTTCGAGACCGCCGCCGAGATCGCGGTCGCGCGGATCGCGGTCGTGACGTCGTGGTCGCCGACGCGCACCCAGCGCTCGCCGGGGCGGAGCGCGATGGCGTAGCCGGCCACGAACTCGGGCAGGAGCGCCGTCACGGCGTCGGCGTCGTCGAGGTCGGTCCCGCGTACGGTGCCGAGCCAGGCGAGCGATCGGTATGCTGCGCCCGTGTCGAGGAACTCGAAGCCGAGTCGCTCCGCGACGGACCGGCTGACGGTCGACTTGCCGCTGCCGGAGGGCCCGTCGACGACCACGACGGTGCGTCGGAAGGCGGTCGGTTCCTGTGTCGTCATTCCACGACCCTCCATCCGAGCGCGGTGAGCCCGTCCTCGAGTCGTCCCCGCACCTCCGGGAGCACCGCGAGCTCGACGAGGCCGACCTCGGCCCCCTGCGCGTGCTCCACCCGGAAGTCCTCGATGTTCACCGCCGCGTCGCCGATGTCCGTCATGAGCCGAGCCAGTTGGCCCGGCCGGTCGTCGACCATGACGATGAGGTTCGCGAAGTCCCGCTGCTTGCCGTGCTTGCCCGGGATGCGGGCGACACCGTCGTTGCCGCGCGAGAGGTGCTCGGCGACCACCCGACGGGAGCCGGCCGCATCGACCTCCTCGAGGGCGCCCGCGACCTCGTCGATGTCGCGGGCGACATCGCGCAGGATCGACGCGACGCGTGCGCCGTTCGCCGCGAGGATCTGCACCCAGAGCGTCGGATCGCTCGAGGCGACGCGCGTGACGTCGCGCAGCCCCTGCCCCGCGAGCGCCGTCGCCCCGAGGTCGTCGCCGAGCAATTGCGATGCGAGCACGGACGAGACGATCTGGGGCACGTGCGAGACGAGCGCGACGGACGCGTCGTGCTCCTGCGCCGTCATCACGATGGGCGTCGCGCCGAGGTCGAGCGCGAGGCCCTCGATCTCCTGCAGCGCGTGCACCGTGACCCCCTCGTGCTGGGCGATCACCCAGGGCCGGCCGAGGAAGAGGTCCGCCCGGCCCGAGAGCGGGCCGCCGGTCTCGCGCCCCGCCATGGGGTGCGAGCCGAGGTAACGGGACAGCTCGACGCCCGCGGCCCGCAACTCGTCGAGCGGTCCCGACTTGACCGACGCGACGTCGGTCACGATCGCGCTCGGCCAGGCCGCGAGCTCCTGCGCGACGACGCGAGCCGTCACGTCCGGCGGGACGCACACGACGACGAGGACCGGCGTGTCGGCGGCATCCGCCGCATCGGCCGATTCGGCCGGCGCCGCGCGGCCGGCGCCGTAGTCGACGGCGAGGCGCAGCGCCGACGGGCTCGCATCGGACAACAGCACGTCGACGCCGAGTCGGCGCAGACCGAGCCCGACGGAGGTACCGAGGAGTCCGGTGCCGACCACGCGCACGGGCGAGACGGTCCGGGTTGGGGTCATGCTCGGAGGGTCCTATTCGCTCGGGGCGTCGTCGCCGCCGTGGTCGGCGCGCTCGTCGGTCGGCTGCTCGCGGCGGCGCTCGGCGCGGCGGGCGAGGGTGAGGAGGCGACCGAGTTCCAGTGTAGTGAGGTCGCGCGTCTCCCCCGCTCGCAGGGTGCCGAGGTGGATCGGTCCGAAGCTCCGGCGCACGAGCTCCTGCACGGGATGGCCGACGTGGTCGAGCATGCGGCGCACGATGCGGTTGCGGCCCGAGTGGAGGGTGAGCTCGACGAGGGTCGCCGAGCGGCTCGGCTGATCGCCCAGCACGACCGCGCGATCGGCCCGGATGAAGCCGTCCTCGAGCTCGAAGCCCGCGAGGAGCTGCGCGATGGTCTGCGGCCGCACCCGGCCACGGACCTTCGCGACATACGTCTTCTCGACACCGTACGAGGGGTGGGCGAGCACGTTCGCGAGGTCCCCGTCGTTCGTGAGCAGCAGCAGGCCGCTCGTCTCGCCGTCGAGGCGCCCGACGTTGTACAGGCGCTCGGGGTATTCGCGCGTGAACTGGCGGAGGTCCGGCCGGGCCTGCTCGTCGCGCATCGTCGAGACGACGCCGGTCGGCTTGTTGAGCACGACGTAGCGCATGTCGGTGTCGAGCTGCACGGCCGTCCCGTCCACCTCGATCCGGTCCTGGCGCGGGTGCACGCGTGAGCCGAGTTCGGTCACGACCTCGCCGTTCACGCGCACGCGGCCGGCCTGGATGTACTGCTCGCACACGCGCCGAGACGCGACACCCGCGTTCGCGAGTGCCTTCTGCAGGCGCATCGAACCGTCCACGTCCTGGGCGCGAGCGGCGTTCGCGCCCGAGGCCGTCGTGTCGTCCGAGGAGCGCGGCATGGGGATGTCGTCGAAGTCGTCGAGTGACCAGCCGCCCGCGGGTCGCCCCGCGGCGGCCTTCCGAACGGCGTCTCGGCCCTCGCGTTCGTCGTCGCCGCGTCGCTCGCGGGCGTCCGTGCGGCCGCGATCGTCGGGCCGGTCGCGGTACCTCGCGGCATCGCTCGTGCGCTCCGGACGTGCCCCGGTGCGCTCCGGCCGCCGCCCGGCGCGGTCGTCGCGCGCGCGACCGGCACCGAAGCGACGTCCGCGTCCGCCGTCGCTCGTGCGTCGCTCACCGCGCGGCGCGCCCTCGCGATCGCGGGGGTCGCGCTCACGGCTGCCGCGGTCGGCGCTGCTGCGCTGCCGACGGCCGCGCTCGTCACCGCCGCGCTCGTCACCGCCGCGCTCGAAGCCGCCACCGTCCCGGCGACCACGCTCGTCACCGCCGCGGGCGGAGCCGCCACGGTCGAAGCCACCGTGCTCGGATCGACCACCGCCTCGTCCGCCGCGTTCGTCGCCGCGGCGATCGTGCGCGCCGCGTGCGCCGCCGCGTTCGCCGTCCCACCCGTCACGGGCGGGTCCGCGTCGCGGCCCGTCGCCGCCGCGGGCGGCCCGCTTGGGTCGCTCGTCGAGCCACTCGCCACGCTCGGGCCGGTCCGAACGGCCACCACGCGTCGGTCGATCGTTCCGACCCGGGCGAGCGGTCCCGCCGGTCAGCCCACGCCCACCGGCTCCCCCGGCCCGACCGTTTCCGCCCGTCCGACCGCTTCCGCCCGTCCGATCGCTTCCGCCGGCCCGGCCGTTCCGGCCCGCCGCGCCGTCGCGGCCACCGACCGAGCGACCGCCGCCCGAGCGGCCGCCGTTCGAACGTCCGCCGCCCGGTTCGTGCCGCCTGCGTCCGTCATTCATGGAAGCCGTCCTGTCCGTCGTCGAGAAGTGGGGAGATCTTCGGGAGTTCGTCGAGCGAGGCGATCCCGAGGTGTCCGAGCAGGTGCTCGGTCGTCACGTAGCGGGTCGCGCCGGTGATCGGGTCGTGGCCGTCCTCCGTCACGAGCCCTCGCGCCACGAGCGTCCGCACGACCGAGTCGACGTTCACCGCCCTGATCTGCGCGACCTGGCTCCGAGTGACGGGTTGACGATACGCGATGACCGCGAGCGTTTCGAGTGCGGCCTGCGAGAGCTTCGACGGTTGCCGCGTCAGGACGAAGTCCGACACGACCTCGTCGAACTCCGATCGCACGTAGATGCGCCAGCCGCCCGCGACCTCGCGCAGCTCGAAGCCCCGGCGCGGGCCACCGCCGAGCCCGTCGTAGTCGTCGACGAGCCGTCGCACGGCGGCCCGGACATCGCCGACCGGCCGACTGACGGCCGTCGCGAACGCCGCGAGCGAGACCGGTTCGTCCGCGACCATGAGCATCGCCTCGAGCGCGCGGTCGAGCTCGACGAGGTCGTCCGACTCAGCCGTCATAGTCGACTCCGAGCGTTCCGAGATCGTCGTCCGACCAGTCGGCGCCGTCCCACGTGATCGTGAGCGGGCCGAGCGGGACGAGCTGCTCGAACACGAGCGCCGAGCGTCGGTAGAGCTCGAGCACGGCGAGGAAGCGCGCGATGACGACCCCCGGCACGTCCGCGTCCGCGACGAGGTCACGGAAGTCGATCGTGCCGACCTCGCGCAGGCGCGCGACGACGAGGGCGGCCTGCTCGCGGATGCTGATCGCGGGCGCGTGCAGGTGGTCGAGCCCGACCGTCGGCGGCTCACGAGGGGTGAGGGCGATCGCCGCGAGCGCCGCGAAGTCCGCCGGCGAGAGCGTCCACACGAGTTCCGGGATGCGTTCGCGGAAGCGTTCCTCGAGCGGCACCGCCCGTGCGTGTCGGGCCTGTTCCTCGCCGAACCGCTCGGCGAACCAGCCCGACACCTCCTTGAACGCCCGGTACTGCAGCAGTCGCGCGAACAGCAGGTCGCGCGCCTCGAGGATCGCCACGGCCTCGGCGTCGACGTACTCGCCCTGCGGCAGGAGGCTGACGATCTTCATGTCGAGCAGCGTCGCGGCGACGACGACGAACTCGCTCGCGCGATCGAGTTCGTCCGCCGACTCGAGCCCGTGCAGGTAGCGGATGAACTCGTCCGTCACGCGGCTCAGCGACACCTCGGTGATGTCGAGCTCGTGCTTCGAGATGAGCGCGAGCAGCAGGTCGAACGGCCCGTCGAATACCTCGAGACTCACCCGGAAGTCGACCGCGCCCGCGGCCTCGTCGAGCTCGGTCGGGGCGCTAGGCGACGGCACCGCGGTCGACCAGCTCGCGCGCGAGCTGACGGTAGGCCTGCGCGGCCGTGTGCTCGGGGGCGAACGACACGATCGGCATCCCGGCGACCGAGGCGTCGGGGAACTTGACGGTGCGTCCGATCACGGTCTGGAACACCTTGTCGCCGAACGCCTCGTACACGCGGTCGAGCACCTCACGCGAGTGCAGCGTGCGGCTGTCGAACATCGTCGGCAGGATGCCGTCGAGTTCGAGGGTGGGGTTCAGTCGATCGCGCACCTTCTCGACCGTCTCGACGAGGAGTGCGACACCGCGCAGCGCGAAGTACTCGCACTCGAGCGGGATGACGACGCCGTGGCTCGCGGTGAGCGCGTTGACCGTCAGGAGACCGAGCGAGGGCTGGCAGTCGACGAGGATCACGTCGTAGTCGGCGCTCACCTTGCGCAGCACGCCCGCGAGGATCTGTTCGCGGGCG is drawn from Pseudoclavibacter chungangensis and contains these coding sequences:
- a CDS encoding segregation and condensation protein A, translating into MPSPSAPTELDEAAGAVDFRVSLEVFDGPFDLLLALISKHELDITEVSLSRVTDEFIRYLHGLESADELDRASEFVVVAATLLDMKIVSLLPQGEYVDAEAVAILEARDLLFARLLQYRAFKEVSGWFAERFGEEQARHARAVPLEERFRERIPELVWTLSPADFAALAAIALTPREPPTVGLDHLHAPAISIREQAALVVARLREVGTIDFRDLVADADVPGVVIARFLAVLELYRRSALVFEQLVPLGPLTITWDGADWSDDDLGTLGVDYDG
- the scpB gene encoding SMC-Scp complex subunit ScpB, with translation MTAESDDLVELDRALEAMLMVADEPVSLAAFATAVSRPVGDVRAAVRRLVDDYDGLGGGPRRGFELREVAGGWRIYVRSEFDEVVSDFVLTRQPSKLSQAALETLAVIAYRQPVTRSQVAQIRAVNVDSVVRTLVARGLVTEDGHDPITGATRYVTTEHLLGHLGIASLDELPKISPLLDDGQDGFHE
- the cmk gene encoding (d)CMP kinase, whose amino-acid sequence is MTTQEPTAFRRTVVVVDGPSGSGKSTVSRSVAERLGFEFLDTGAAYRSLAWLGTVRGTDLDDADAVTALLPEFVAGYAIALRPGERWVRVGDHDVTTAIRATAISAAVSKVARVQAVRDAVNALFRRLLADGAAPGVVAEGRDLTTVVAPDATVRILMTADESVRIARRSAEKAGEDAARVAATVTERDAADSKVVDFLHAADGVHVLDSTHLDLPQTVQAMMDLITAAVPEEAP
- a CDS encoding prephenate dehydrogenase: MTPTRTVSPVRVVGTGLLGTSVGLGLRRLGVDVLLSDASPSALRLAVDYGAGRAAPAESADAADAADTPVLVVVCVPPDVTARVVAQELAAWPSAIVTDVASVKSGPLDELRAAGVELSRYLGSHPMAGRETGGPLSGRADLFLGRPWVIAQHEGVTVHALQEIEGLALDLGATPIVMTAQEHDASVALVSHVPQIVSSVLASQLLGDDLGATALAGQGLRDVTRVASSDPTLWVQILAANGARVASILRDVARDIDEVAGALEEVDAAGSRRVVAEHLSRGNDGVARIPGKHGKQRDFANLIVMVDDRPGQLARLMTDIGDAAVNIEDFRVEHAQGAEVGLVELAVLPEVRGRLEDGLTALGWRVVE
- a CDS encoding pseudouridine synthase, which translates into the protein MRLQKALANAGVASRRVCEQYIQAGRVRVNGEVVTELGSRVHPRQDRIEVDGTAVQLDTDMRYVVLNKPTGVVSTMRDEQARPDLRQFTREYPERLYNVGRLDGETSGLLLLTNDGDLANVLAHPSYGVEKTYVAKVRGRVRPQTIAQLLAGFELEDGFIRADRAVVLGDQPSRSATLVELTLHSGRNRIVRRMLDHVGHPVQELVRRSFGPIHLGTLRAGETRDLTTLELGRLLTLARRAERRREQPTDERADHGGDDAPSE